In Zea mays cultivar B73 chromosome 7, Zm-B73-REFERENCE-NAM-5.0, whole genome shotgun sequence, the following proteins share a genomic window:
- the LOC100285083 gene encoding ribosome biogenesis protein RLP24, protein MRLEKCWFCSSTIYPGHGIQFVRNDAKVFRFCRSKCHKNFKMKRNPRKVKWTKAYRHLHGKDMTQDTTFEFERKRNRPERYDRNLTEQTLKAIPLIAKIRHDRMGKHISNRHKPGKRKEMEKDSKELEQDIGMLPKKLIINHLAAEKTKVKVEVVQQQTEDNAMEE, encoded by the exons ATGAGGTTGGAGAAGTGCTGGTTCTGCTCCTCTACCATCTACCCCGGCCATGGAATCCAGTTCGTCCGCAACGACGCCAAG GTCTTCCGCTTTTGCCGGTCAAAGTGCCATAAAAACTTCAAGATGAAGAGGAACCCTCGTAAGGTTAAGTGGACAAAAGCATACAGGCATTTGCATGGCAAGGACATGACCCAG GATACAACCTTTGAGTTTGAGAGGAAGAGGAACAGGCCCGAGCGCTACGACCGCAATTTGACGGAGCAGACTCTGAAGGCTATCCCGCTTATTGCAAAGATTAGGCATGACCGTATGGGAAAACACATCTCAAACAG ACATAAACCTGGTAAACGCAAGGAGATGGAAAAGGACTCCAAGGAGCTGGAGCAGGACATCGGCATGCTCCCGAAGAAGCTTATTATCAACCATCTCGCGGCTGAGAAAACGAAGGTCAAGGTTGAAGTTGTTCAGCAGCAGACAGAAGATAACGCTATGGAAGAGTAG
- the LOC100283087 gene encoding pyrrolidone carboxyl peptidase: MGSEGPSVVTVHVTGFKKFHGVAENPTEKIVTNLKSFLEKRGLPKNLVLGSCTVLETAGEGALATLYKVLESAVADRGTGSSAQGQVIWIHFGVNSGAIRFALENQAVNEATFRCPDELGWKPQRVPIVPSDGSISRTRETTLPVNELTKSLRKIGYDVVPSGDAGRFVCNYVYYHSLRFAEQHGIKSLFVHVPLFLTIDEEVQMHFVASLLEVIAFSSN, from the exons ATGGGATCAGAAGGGCCTTCAGTTGTCACTGTCCATGTTACTGGATTTAAGAAGTTCCATGGGGTTGCTGAGAACCCAACCGAGAAAATTGTGACCAATCTTAAATCTTTCTTGGAAAAGCGAGGGTTGCCAAAAAATCTTGTCCTCGGAAGCTGCACAGTTCTCGAAACAGCAGGGGAAGGGGCACTTGCCACATTATATAAGGTTTTAGAGTCTGCTGTTGCAGACAGAGGAACTGGGTCCTCGGCACAGGGACAAGTAATTTGG ATCCACTTTGGGGTCAACAGTGGCGCAATAAGGTTTGCCCTTGAGAACCAAGCTGTTAATGAGGCTACCTTCCGGTGTCCAGATGAGCTAGGATGGAAACCACAG AGGGTCCCTATTGTGCCCTCTGATGGAAGCATCTCACGGACGAGAGAG ACTACCCTGCCAGTCAATGAATTAACCAAGTCACTCCGGAAGATAGGCTACGACGTGGTGCCCTCCGGCGACGCCGGTCGGTTTGTATGCAACTACGTGTACTACCACTCTCTTCGGTTCGCGGAGCAACACGGCATCAAATCCCTGTTCGTGCATGTTCCCCTCTTCTTGACGATCGACGAGGAGGTCCAGATGCACTTCGTCGCTTCCCTCCTTGAAGTCATCGCTTTCTCATCCAACTAG
- the LOC100216664 gene encoding corticosteroid 11-beta-dehydrogenase isozyme 1, which produces MAPDLVNGVLNWVGTPAMVASLLLFYPPYYLFKTCYSFLSWLFPEDLAGKVVLITGASSGIGEQLAYQYALNRASLALVARRESSLRHVADRALELGARDVVVLPGDVSTPDDCDRFVRTAISHYDRLDHLVCNAGVASVGAFEEIPDVTSYSSQLDVNFWGSVQTTFAALPHLKRSRGRIVVTASATGWNPVPRMSIYNAANAALINFFETLRTELGNQVGITVVTPGWVESEMSRGKFLKEHGQVEVDQEMRDAQIGLFPVEYAKNCAKAMVQAARQGERYLTVPAWFGAMYLWRLFAPEVVEACYRLLYMHGHGARQADAPSRTMAEAGGKQLLYPTSLRSDEIKE; this is translated from the exons ATGGCGCCGGATCTGGTGAACGGCGTGCTCAACTGGGTGGGGACGCCGGCCATGGTGGCCAGCCTGCTGCTCTTCTACCCGCCCTACTATCTCTTCAAGACATGCTACTCCTTCCTTTCCTGGCTCTTCCCCGAGGACCTCGCCGGCAAGGTCGTCCTCATCACTGGCGCTTCCTCCGGCATCGGCGAG CAACTGGCCTACCAGTACGCGCTGAATCGGGCGTCCCTCGCCCTCGTCGCGAGAAGGGAGTCGAGCCTCCGGCACGTCGCCGACCGAGCACTCGAGCTCGGCGCGCGCGACGTCGTCGTCCTCCCAGGCGACGTCTCCACCCCCGACGACTGCGACAGGTTCGTTCGGACCGCGATCAGTCACTACGACCGAT TGGACCATCTCGTGTGCAATGCTGGCGTCGCGAGCGTCGGCGCGTTCGAGGAGATCCCGGACGTCACCAGCTACAGCTCCCAGCTT gaCGTCAATTTCTGGGGTTCCGTTCAAACAACCTTCGCTGCCCTGCCTCACCTGAAGAGGAGCCGAGGAAGAATCGTGGTGACGGCATCTGCGACCGGATGGAACCCAGTTCCTAGAATGAGCATCTACAAC GCTGCCAACGCTGCGCTCATCAACTTCTTCGAGACGCTGCGGACCGAGCTAGGGAACCAGGTCGGGATCACGGTGGTGACGCCCGGGTGGGTGGAGTCCGAGATGTCCAGAGGGAAGTTCCTCAAGGAGCACGGCCAAGTGGAGGTCGATCAAGAGATGCGCGAC GCTCAGATCGGCCTGTTCCCGGTGGAGTACGCCAAGAACTGCGCCAAGGCCATGGTGCAGGCGGCGCGGCAAGGCGAGCGGTACCTCACCGTGCCGGCGTGGTTCGGGGCGATGTACCTGTGGCGGCTGTTCGCGCCGGAGGTGGTGGAGGCCTGCTACCGCCTCCTGTACATGCACGGCCATGGCGCCAGGCAGGCCGACGCGCCCAGCAGGACCATGGCCGAGGCGGGTGGCAAGCAGCTGCTGTACCCGACCTCGCTGCGCTCTGACGAGATTAAGGAGTGA